In Arthrobacter alpinus, a single window of DNA contains:
- a CDS encoding replication-associated recombination protein A has translation MSDLFSSALDGDDTDDDGSLTFGGGQAQPSSRPRSPLAVRMRPRSLDEVVGQQHLLGAGSPLQMLAAGGNAGGAAGPASVMLWGPPGTGKTTLAHVIARGPGRKFVELSAITAGVKDVRRVMDQALTDRDLHGRTTVLFLDEIHRFNKAQQDALLPGVENRWVVLIAATTENPSFSVVAPLLSRSILLTLQPLTNTDIQGLLERAVTDQRGLDGLVTVTEDAMDHLVRLASGDARRALTTLEAAAGVALSELEGTVLEAADGPVTVDLAVAERAIDAAAVRYDRAGDQHYDIISAFIKSVRGSDVDAALHYLARMLEAGEDPRFISRRIMISASEDVGMADPTALQVAVAAAQAVALIGMPEARIILAQAVVHVATAPKSNASYNGINSAIADVRAGRGTTVPAPLRDAHYAGSAGLGHGKGYIYAHDAPHSIAVQQYPPDDLVGKNYYTPTANGHERDLGPRLTRLREIIRGAGTGK, from the coding sequence GTGAGTGACCTTTTTAGCAGTGCCCTTGACGGCGATGACACGGACGACGACGGATCCCTCACCTTTGGCGGTGGGCAGGCGCAGCCGTCCTCGCGTCCTCGCAGCCCGTTGGCCGTGCGCATGCGTCCGCGCAGCCTGGATGAAGTTGTGGGCCAGCAACATCTCCTTGGGGCCGGGTCGCCGCTGCAAATGTTGGCTGCCGGTGGCAACGCCGGGGGAGCCGCGGGCCCGGCTTCGGTCATGCTGTGGGGTCCTCCGGGAACCGGAAAGACCACCTTGGCGCATGTGATCGCCCGCGGGCCGGGACGAAAGTTTGTCGAACTGTCCGCGATTACCGCCGGCGTCAAGGATGTTCGACGGGTCATGGACCAGGCATTGACGGACCGGGATCTGCACGGCCGGACAACTGTCTTGTTCCTCGATGAGATCCACCGCTTCAACAAGGCCCAGCAGGACGCGCTGCTGCCCGGGGTGGAAAACCGCTGGGTGGTGCTGATCGCCGCGACCACCGAAAACCCCTCCTTTTCCGTGGTGGCGCCGCTGCTTTCCCGATCGATTCTGCTGACCCTGCAACCCTTGACGAACACCGATATTCAGGGGCTCCTTGAGCGGGCCGTCACGGACCAGCGCGGCCTGGACGGATTGGTCACCGTAACCGAGGACGCCATGGACCACCTGGTCAGGCTTGCCAGTGGTGACGCTCGCCGCGCCCTCACCACGCTTGAGGCCGCCGCCGGTGTTGCGCTTTCCGAACTGGAAGGCACTGTCCTTGAAGCCGCCGACGGGCCCGTGACTGTTGACCTAGCCGTGGCCGAACGGGCCATCGACGCCGCGGCCGTTCGGTATGACCGCGCCGGAGACCAGCACTATGACATCATCAGTGCCTTCATTAAATCGGTGCGTGGCTCCGATGTTGACGCCGCACTGCACTACCTGGCGCGCATGCTGGAAGCGGGTGAGGACCCGCGCTTTATCAGCCGCCGGATCATGATCTCAGCCTCTGAGGACGTTGGCATGGCCGACCCCACCGCACTGCAGGTAGCCGTCGCCGCGGCTCAGGCCGTGGCCCTGATTGGCATGCCGGAGGCTCGGATTATCCTTGCCCAAGCCGTGGTCCATGTGGCCACGGCGCCAAAATCAAACGCTTCCTACAACGGCATCAACTCGGCCATTGCCGATGTCCGGGCAGGCAGGGGAACCACAGTTCCAGCCCCGTTGCGCGATGCCCACTATGCGGGCTCCGCGGGGCTGGGCCATGGCAAGGGATACATTTACGCCCACGACGCCCCGCATTCCATTGCCGTCCAGCAGTATCCGCCGGATGACCTGGTGGGAAAAAACTACTACACGCCCACGGCCAACGGGCATGAACGCGACCTCGGCCCGAGGCTCACCCGCCTGCGGGAGATCATCCGCGGCGCAGGCACCGGCAAATAG
- a CDS encoding shikimate kinase codes for MGHRREPGSTDFTPERPIVMIGPMAVGKSVIGAELARVLGVDFIDSDHKIVAKHGSVPRIFAARGEHHFRQLEARAIADVLDVPKPKIVVLSLGGGAVLDSGTQQLLARATVVFLSADIETVKERITRNTGRPLLAADPVATWQRLAATRGPVYARLADITLDVSNSNVPQLVERLIHLLESESRKENS; via the coding sequence ATGGGCCATCGCAGGGAACCCGGGTCCACGGACTTCACGCCGGAACGGCCCATCGTCATGATCGGGCCCATGGCCGTGGGCAAGTCGGTGATCGGTGCAGAACTGGCACGCGTGCTGGGTGTTGACTTCATCGACTCCGATCACAAGATTGTCGCCAAGCATGGGTCCGTTCCGCGGATTTTTGCCGCCAGGGGAGAGCACCACTTTCGCCAGCTTGAGGCCCGGGCAATCGCCGATGTCCTGGATGTGCCCAAGCCCAAGATTGTGGTGCTCTCCCTCGGGGGCGGGGCCGTCCTGGATTCCGGGACACAGCAGCTGCTGGCCCGTGCAACGGTGGTCTTCCTCAGTGCTGACATTGAAACGGTCAAGGAACGCATCACCCGCAATACCGGCCGGCCCTTGCTTGCCGCGGACCCGGTAGCCACGTGGCAACGCCTCGCGGCAACCCGCGGCCCCGTATACGCCCGCCTCGCCGACATCACGCTGGATGTCAGCAATTCAAATGTGCCGCAGCTTGTTGAGCGGCTGATCCACTTGCTGGAATCAGAATCAAGGAAAGAGAATTCTTAA
- the mltG gene encoding endolytic transglycosylase MltG, with product MSEPYRGRADAPHEGDQGAAEYHEGRHAGAYAEYYEAEQQEASFHDAPYDEAAYDDSAYHEAEVHDPEFHESDYHAEVHHDEPYAPLPSRRSSRVSKRVQKRRRSLAFFVVVVLFIGVVLFAVQAIKPMLGGMKAADYPGPGTGAVEFVIPDGATGRTVATDLKAKDVVASEQAFLDALTAADGTAALQPGTFNLKTQMKASDAVTVLLAVSNEKVHYAAVAQNLRIGDTLAVLAEGTGIPETEFEKLANQPALFGLPAQAKNLEGYLSPGEYRFPIELDAKGILTQMVEATKKSLTDTGIKDPADQYRVLTIASIIEFEGNKANYAKISGAIENRINNANGETGGRLESDATVAYGLGLKTYNITAEQKADKSNLYNTFANPGLPVGPIGSPGIEAIVAAAHPETNPYYFWVTVDLKTGETLYAATFAEHLVNVAKYTAWCEANAGECK from the coding sequence ATGAGTGAGCCGTACCGCGGCCGAGCAGACGCGCCCCACGAAGGTGACCAAGGCGCCGCGGAGTACCACGAGGGCCGCCATGCCGGAGCTTACGCCGAGTACTACGAAGCGGAGCAACAGGAGGCCTCGTTCCACGACGCCCCGTACGATGAAGCTGCGTACGATGACTCTGCGTACCATGAGGCTGAGGTTCACGACCCGGAATTTCACGAGTCTGACTACCACGCTGAAGTCCACCATGACGAGCCGTACGCACCGCTGCCCTCACGGCGCAGCAGCCGTGTGTCCAAGCGTGTCCAAAAGCGTCGCCGCAGTCTGGCGTTCTTTGTTGTTGTGGTCTTGTTTATCGGTGTTGTGTTGTTCGCGGTACAGGCCATCAAGCCCATGCTCGGCGGAATGAAGGCAGCCGATTATCCGGGGCCCGGAACCGGCGCTGTGGAGTTTGTGATTCCCGATGGTGCCACGGGCCGCACGGTGGCCACGGATCTTAAGGCCAAGGACGTTGTGGCCAGCGAGCAGGCGTTCCTTGACGCCTTGACGGCCGCCGACGGTACTGCAGCTCTGCAACCGGGCACGTTCAACCTGAAGACACAGATGAAGGCCTCCGACGCCGTCACGGTTCTGTTGGCTGTCAGCAATGAAAAGGTCCACTATGCCGCCGTGGCGCAGAACTTGCGCATTGGCGATACCCTGGCCGTCTTGGCGGAGGGCACCGGCATTCCGGAAACCGAATTTGAAAAGTTGGCGAACCAGCCGGCCCTCTTTGGGCTGCCTGCGCAGGCCAAGAATCTGGAAGGCTACCTTTCGCCGGGCGAGTACCGTTTCCCAATTGAGCTTGATGCCAAGGGAATCCTGACTCAAATGGTGGAGGCCACCAAGAAGTCTTTGACGGACACCGGCATCAAAGATCCGGCTGACCAGTACCGGGTGTTGACCATTGCCAGCATCATTGAATTTGAAGGAAACAAGGCCAACTACGCCAAGATTTCCGGCGCCATTGAAAACCGTATCAACAACGCCAATGGCGAAACCGGTGGACGTCTGGAATCAGACGCCACGGTTGCCTATGGTTTGGGTTTGAAGACGTACAACATTACGGCTGAGCAAAAGGCCGACAAGTCCAATCTGTACAACACCTTCGCCAATCCTGGCCTTCCGGTCGGGCCCATCGGTTCACCAGGGATCGAGGCCATCGTGGCCGCGGCGCATCCCGAGACCAACCCGTACTACTTCTGGGTGACGGTTGATCTCAAGACAGGCGAGACGCTGTATGCCGCCACGTTTGCCGAGCACCTGGTAAACGTTGCCAAGTACACGGCGTGGTGCGAGGCCAACGCGGGGGAGTGCAAGTAA
- the aroC gene encoding chorismate synthase — protein sequence MLRWLTAGESHGPALVGIIEGVPAGVELTSAHIQDALARRRLGYGRGARMKFEQDVVTILGGVRHGLTQGGPVAIQIANSEWPKWEQIMSADPVDATELEGQARNAPLTRPRPGHADFTGMQKYGFSEARPVLERASARETATRVALGVVAAQILAAVGVELVSHTVQIAGVASPESAVLPVFADVAALDADPLRCFDAATSAAMVEEVDTAQKQGETLGGVVEVLAYNLPPGLGSYVHWDRRLDSRLAGALMGIQAIKGVEVGDGFATAARRGSAAHDEIVRDESGRITRTSNRAGGIEGGMSIGDVLRVRAAMKPIATVPRALRTIDVATGEPAKAHHQRSDVCAVPAAGVVAEAMTALVLAEALVEKFGGDSIAETKRNMDSYLAAIPANLDTLGH from the coding sequence ATGTTGCGTTGGTTGACCGCCGGAGAATCACATGGCCCGGCCCTTGTGGGAATTATTGAAGGCGTCCCTGCCGGTGTGGAGCTTACGAGCGCCCACATCCAGGACGCCCTGGCCCGCCGCCGCCTTGGCTATGGCCGCGGAGCCCGGATGAAGTTTGAGCAGGACGTCGTCACCATTCTCGGTGGCGTCCGGCACGGGCTGACTCAGGGTGGTCCCGTTGCGATCCAGATTGCCAACTCGGAATGGCCCAAGTGGGAGCAGATCATGTCTGCTGACCCCGTGGATGCCACAGAGCTGGAGGGACAGGCCCGCAACGCACCCCTGACGCGTCCGCGCCCCGGACATGCAGACTTTACAGGCATGCAAAAGTACGGCTTCAGCGAGGCCCGCCCCGTCCTGGAACGCGCCAGCGCCCGTGAGACCGCCACCCGTGTGGCCCTCGGTGTGGTTGCCGCCCAGATCCTGGCTGCCGTTGGCGTTGAGCTCGTGAGCCACACAGTACAGATTGCCGGCGTTGCCTCTCCTGAGAGCGCCGTACTGCCCGTCTTTGCCGATGTCGCTGCACTGGATGCCGATCCGCTGCGGTGCTTTGATGCCGCAACCTCCGCCGCCATGGTGGAAGAGGTGGACACCGCCCAGAAGCAGGGCGAAACCCTCGGCGGTGTTGTTGAGGTTCTGGCCTACAACCTGCCTCCCGGCCTGGGTAGCTACGTTCACTGGGACCGTCGTCTGGATTCACGTCTGGCCGGTGCCCTCATGGGCATCCAGGCCATCAAGGGTGTTGAAGTGGGCGACGGCTTCGCCACCGCCGCTCGTCGGGGTTCCGCCGCACACGATGAGATTGTTCGTGACGAATCAGGCCGCATCACCCGCACCTCCAACCGCGCAGGCGGCATTGAGGGTGGCATGAGCATCGGCGACGTCCTGCGTGTGCGTGCGGCCATGAAGCCCATCGCCACCGTGCCGCGCGCACTGAGGACGATTGACGTCGCCACGGGCGAGCCCGCCAAGGCCCACCACCAGCGTTCGGATGTGTGTGCCGTTCCCGCCGCAGGCGTGGTTGCCGAGGCCATGACGGCGTTGGTTCTCGCCGAGGCCCTTGTGGAAAAATTCGGTGGGGACTCAATCGCCGAAACCAAGCGGAACATGGACAGCTACCTGGCGGCCATTCCGGCGAACTTGGATACGCTGGGCCACTGA
- a CDS encoding shikimate dehydrogenase: MLTSRQGAVLGHPIGHSKSPALHNAAYQELGVNFSYRAIDVEVDGLAALMAQVRAEGNWYGLSVTMPLKNAAVDLVDELTDVARTLGAVNTIIATNDDDGATRLRGDNTDVAGIVNALRHSGVGERPRAAILGGGGTAVSAIAALVDLDATEVVVFVRNLPKAAETMEVAVALGAPATLETFDRAAATLGRFDVVISTLPPRAADGLASGFAATGDQADGVLLDVAYDPWPSALAQAWESRGGTVVAGIEMLLYQGVEQVKLFAEAGGYGTLATDKQGDVINVMCDAIGVHRRKPYEQNMAG, translated from the coding sequence GTGCTCACCTCCCGCCAAGGAGCGGTTCTGGGTCACCCGATTGGGCACTCGAAATCGCCCGCTCTCCACAACGCCGCCTACCAGGAACTCGGCGTCAACTTCAGTTACCGTGCCATTGACGTTGAGGTTGACGGACTCGCAGCACTCATGGCTCAGGTGCGAGCAGAGGGCAATTGGTACGGCCTGTCCGTCACCATGCCCTTGAAGAATGCGGCCGTAGACCTGGTCGATGAGCTGACTGACGTTGCCCGAACCTTGGGTGCTGTGAACACCATCATCGCCACCAACGACGACGACGGGGCCACCCGCCTGCGCGGCGACAACACCGATGTGGCAGGGATTGTGAACGCGCTCCGCCATTCAGGCGTTGGGGAGCGCCCGCGTGCCGCCATCCTAGGCGGCGGCGGCACGGCCGTCTCGGCCATTGCGGCGCTCGTTGATCTGGACGCCACCGAAGTTGTGGTGTTTGTTCGCAACCTGCCCAAAGCCGCAGAGACCATGGAAGTGGCGGTGGCACTGGGTGCGCCGGCCACCCTTGAGACCTTTGACCGCGCGGCAGCAACACTGGGCCGGTTCGACGTCGTTATTTCGACCCTGCCGCCGCGCGCAGCGGACGGCCTTGCCTCAGGGTTCGCCGCCACGGGGGATCAAGCGGACGGTGTGCTCCTGGACGTGGCCTACGATCCCTGGCCCAGCGCGCTGGCACAGGCGTGGGAATCCCGCGGTGGCACTGTTGTGGCCGGAATTGAGATGCTGCTTTATCAAGGTGTTGAACAAGTCAAGCTGTTCGCGGAGGCCGGAGGATACGGCACGCTCGCAACAGACAAACAAGGGGACGTCATCAATGTGATGTGCGACGCAATTGGCGTCCACAGGCGGAAACCCTATGAACAGAACATGGCAGGATAG
- a CDS encoding PadR family transcriptional regulator gives MDKPSEPHDPQLLRGVLPMLILALLGERESYGYDLVERLRDLGLADLATGAVYPVLSRFERDGLLSSYTQKSQSGPARKYYLLTEQGQLARADAARRWRDIADVAERGLSPAIHTSEQPTDRSKP, from the coding sequence ATGGACAAACCATCCGAACCGCACGACCCCCAGCTTCTGCGCGGCGTGTTGCCCATGCTGATTCTCGCGTTGTTGGGTGAGCGGGAATCGTACGGCTACGACTTGGTGGAACGCCTGCGGGACCTGGGCCTGGCCGATCTGGCAACGGGCGCCGTCTACCCCGTGCTCAGCCGGTTCGAACGCGATGGCCTGCTCAGCAGCTACACACAGAAATCCCAGTCAGGACCGGCCAGAAAATACTACTTGTTGACCGAGCAAGGCCAGTTGGCCCGGGCCGATGCGGCGCGGAGATGGCGGGACATTGCCGATGTGGCCGAGCGCGGCCTCTCCCCCGCCATCCATACTTCAGAGCAGCCAACAGATCGGAGCAAGCCATGA
- the alaS gene encoding alanine--tRNA ligase: MKSHDIARRWVDFFASKSHTPVPSASLVSSDPSLLFTVAGMVPFIPYLTAREVPPFKRATSVQKCIRTGDIDEVGKTVRHGTFFQMCGNFSFGDYFKETAIPYAWELLTSSVEDGGFGLPVERLWVTVYEEDDEALEIWRDKVGVAPDRIQRIGKEDNYWSTGQPGPAGPCSEIFYDRGAQYGIDGGPVADETRYIEIWNLVFMQYQIDNVRSKVDFDVVGELPNKNIDTGLGLERLAMILQGVENMYETDQVRPVLDKAAELSGKTYTSTEDPADPHHTDDVRMRVVADHIRSSLMLISDGVTPSNEGRGYVLRRLIRRAVRAMRLLGVETAVLPELLPVSRDAMKGAYPAVADDFARISRIAYAEERSFLRTIASGTARLEEAVKESKAANNPLSGEEAFALHDTYGFPIDLTLEMAGEAGLAVDEAGFRALMLEQRQRAQKDAKAKKSGHADLSIFHEILAQGETVFTGYKELEGEGRVRSILSNGAHVQHASTGDEISLVLDATPFYAEAGGQAADTGLITGDGFVVEVLDVQKPIKGLSVHKAIVREGELPADALVRAAVDRERRHAAEQAHTGTHIVHAALHQILGPEATQRGSFNKAGYLRFDFAWGEGLSTATRSEIEEVANIAIRNNFRVDTKVMDLDAAKALGAMALFGENYGSEVRVVEIDGAWSRELCGGTHVDSTSRIGSLTLLGEQSVGSGNRRVEAFVGMDAFRHLAAERALVTELTDMLKVPSSLLQERVAATLAKLKTAEKELDRMRKEQLTAAAANLVGSAVDANGVRVIAHDAGEVGSADDLRGLALDLRDRLGSAPATVAIAGASNGRPIILVVTNDGARQAGIKAGNLVKTASGILGGGGGGKPDMAQGGGSDVGAIGAALTAISDAVKNRP; encoded by the coding sequence ATGAAATCGCACGACATTGCACGCCGCTGGGTAGATTTTTTTGCCAGCAAGTCACACACCCCCGTGCCCTCGGCCTCCCTGGTGTCCTCCGACCCGTCGCTGTTGTTCACGGTGGCCGGCATGGTTCCCTTCATCCCGTACCTGACCGCGCGCGAGGTTCCGCCCTTCAAGCGCGCCACGAGCGTGCAAAAGTGCATCCGTACCGGTGACATTGACGAGGTTGGCAAGACCGTCCGCCACGGCACCTTCTTCCAGATGTGCGGCAACTTCTCCTTCGGTGACTACTTCAAGGAAACGGCCATCCCGTACGCCTGGGAGCTGCTGACAAGTTCCGTGGAAGACGGCGGTTTTGGCCTGCCCGTCGAGAGGCTCTGGGTCACGGTCTACGAAGAGGACGACGAGGCGCTGGAGATCTGGCGCGACAAGGTTGGCGTTGCCCCCGACCGTATTCAGCGCATTGGCAAGGAAGATAACTACTGGTCCACCGGCCAGCCCGGCCCGGCCGGCCCGTGTTCGGAAATTTTCTACGACCGCGGCGCCCAATACGGCATCGATGGCGGCCCCGTCGCAGATGAAACTCGCTACATTGAGATCTGGAACCTCGTGTTCATGCAGTACCAGATTGACAATGTCCGCTCCAAGGTTGACTTTGACGTGGTTGGCGAACTGCCCAACAAGAACATCGACACGGGCCTTGGCTTGGAACGATTGGCCATGATTCTCCAGGGCGTGGAGAACATGTACGAAACCGATCAGGTTCGTCCCGTCCTGGACAAGGCTGCAGAGCTTTCCGGCAAGACTTACACCTCCACCGAGGATCCGGCAGACCCGCACCACACAGACGACGTGCGCATGCGCGTGGTGGCCGACCACATTCGTTCCTCGCTCATGCTCATTTCCGACGGCGTGACCCCCTCCAACGAGGGCCGCGGCTACGTACTGCGCCGCCTGATCCGCCGTGCCGTGCGCGCCATGCGCCTGCTCGGCGTGGAAACAGCCGTGCTGCCCGAGCTGCTGCCTGTCTCTCGCGACGCCATGAAGGGCGCCTACCCGGCCGTCGCCGATGACTTCGCCCGGATCTCGCGCATTGCCTACGCAGAAGAGCGATCCTTCCTGCGCACCATCGCCAGCGGAACCGCTCGCCTGGAAGAAGCCGTCAAGGAATCCAAGGCAGCCAACAACCCGCTCTCGGGTGAAGAGGCCTTCGCCTTGCATGACACTTACGGCTTCCCGATCGACCTGACCCTGGAAATGGCCGGCGAAGCCGGTTTGGCCGTTGACGAGGCGGGCTTCCGGGCCCTCATGCTCGAGCAGCGCCAGCGTGCCCAGAAGGACGCCAAGGCCAAGAAGAGCGGTCACGCAGACCTCTCGATCTTCCACGAGATCCTGGCGCAGGGCGAGACGGTCTTTACCGGCTACAAGGAGTTGGAAGGTGAAGGGCGCGTGCGTTCCATCCTTTCCAATGGTGCGCACGTGCAGCACGCCTCCACAGGAGATGAGATCTCGCTGGTTCTGGACGCCACCCCCTTCTACGCCGAAGCCGGTGGCCAGGCTGCCGATACCGGCCTCATCACCGGTGATGGTTTCGTCGTCGAGGTTTTGGATGTGCAAAAGCCCATCAAGGGCCTGAGCGTCCACAAGGCGATCGTGCGCGAAGGCGAACTTCCGGCTGACGCATTGGTACGGGCCGCCGTCGACCGTGAACGCCGTCATGCCGCTGAGCAGGCGCACACCGGCACACACATTGTGCACGCGGCACTGCACCAGATCCTCGGCCCGGAGGCCACCCAGCGTGGTTCGTTCAACAAGGCCGGTTACCTGCGCTTTGACTTCGCCTGGGGCGAGGGCCTGAGCACGGCCACCCGTTCGGAAATTGAAGAGGTGGCCAACATCGCCATCCGCAACAACTTCCGCGTTGACACCAAGGTCATGGACCTGGACGCAGCCAAGGCCCTCGGCGCCATGGCGCTGTTCGGTGAAAACTACGGCAGCGAAGTACGCGTCGTTGAGATCGACGGCGCCTGGTCCCGCGAGCTGTGTGGTGGCACGCATGTGGACAGCACCTCCCGCATCGGGTCCCTGACCCTGTTGGGTGAGCAATCCGTAGGCTCGGGAAACCGCCGTGTTGAGGCGTTTGTGGGCATGGATGCCTTCCGCCACCTGGCCGCCGAGCGTGCCCTCGTGACGGAGCTGACTGACATGCTCAAGGTCCCTTCCAGCCTCCTGCAGGAGCGTGTGGCGGCGACCTTGGCCAAGCTCAAGACGGCCGAGAAGGAACTTGACCGCATGCGCAAGGAGCAGCTCACCGCCGCAGCGGCCAACCTTGTGGGTTCCGCCGTGGATGCCAACGGCGTGCGTGTCATTGCGCACGACGCCGGTGAGGTCGGCAGCGCCGATGACCTCCGTGGTCTGGCGCTCGATTTGCGTGACCGCCTGGGCTCGGCTCCGGCAACTGTCGCCATCGCCGGTGCCAGCAACGGCCGTCCGATCATCCTCGTTGTCACCAACGATGGGGCCCGCCAGGCAGGTATCAAGGCCGGCAACCTCGTCAAGACCGCTTCCGGCATCCTTGGCGGTGGCGGTGGCGGCAAGCCCGACATGGCTCAGGGTGGAGGCTCGGATGTCGGCGCGATTGGCGCGGCACTGACGGCCATCAGCGACGCCGTGAAGAACCGACCGTAG
- a CDS encoding acVLRF1 family peptidyl-tRNA hydrolase has protein sequence MNLARRTAFVPADRLTGWADRFSAAHGGLSAIEDTDDGVLLAMRDGATALLTPPWPADGRPGRGAGLIERLAALAAQERQLGLLLVRRGGFAVGVAVGGKLVAHKVGSASARSRGGDAGAAVAERAAQEAARIFSTANFEYLATGGDKLLVESTLAAPALRRYAGHSRLAPLAVVDPKMDVLTRAAADFCSIRITITDAVA, from the coding sequence GTGAACCTAGCCCGCCGCACCGCATTTGTCCCCGCCGATCGACTGACCGGTTGGGCGGACCGCTTCTCCGCCGCCCATGGGGGCCTGAGTGCCATCGAGGACACGGACGACGGCGTTTTGCTGGCCATGCGCGACGGCGCCACCGCGCTGCTTACTCCGCCTTGGCCGGCCGACGGAAGGCCAGGCCGCGGCGCCGGACTCATTGAGCGCCTGGCGGCCTTGGCAGCGCAGGAGCGCCAGTTGGGGCTCCTGCTGGTGCGCCGCGGCGGCTTTGCCGTGGGTGTGGCCGTCGGCGGGAAACTCGTGGCGCACAAGGTGGGCAGTGCCTCGGCACGGTCCCGCGGCGGGGATGCCGGTGCTGCCGTGGCCGAACGCGCCGCGCAGGAAGCTGCCCGGATCTTTAGCACAGCGAACTTTGAATACCTGGCCACGGGCGGCGACAAGCTGCTGGTGGAGTCCACCCTGGCTGCCCCGGCCCTGCGCCGGTATGCAGGACACTCCCGGCTGGCACCCCTGGCTGTGGTGGACCCGAAGATGGATGTGCTGACGCGGGCAGCTGCGGATTTTTGCTCCATTCGCATCACGATCACCGACGCTGTGGCCTGA
- a CDS encoding DUF948 domain-containing protein, which translates to MSGGDIAGLIAAGVFAILVALLAVPILKLGRVFDEIRTTIKQIGDGTTPLIDEVTATVATTNTQLGKVDGISNNVSDATANISALSALIAATIGSPLIKVAAFSYGVRQAFENRGKAARPKRSR; encoded by the coding sequence ATGAGTGGTGGCGACATTGCAGGATTGATTGCGGCTGGGGTCTTTGCCATCCTCGTCGCATTGTTGGCTGTCCCGATTCTCAAGCTGGGCCGGGTCTTCGATGAAATCCGGACCACCATCAAGCAGATTGGCGACGGCACCACGCCGCTCATTGACGAGGTCACCGCCACAGTCGCAACAACCAACACCCAATTGGGCAAGGTAGATGGCATCTCCAACAATGTCTCCGATGCCACCGCTAACATCTCCGCTCTTTCGGCGCTCATCGCGGCTACGATCGGCTCTCCGCTGATCAAGGTTGCAGCCTTTTCCTACGGCGTGCGTCAAGCATTTGAGAACCGTGGGAAAGCCGCACGCCCCAAGCGCAGCCGCTAA
- the rpsD gene encoding 30S ribosomal protein S4 has translation MANNTRARRQARLSRALGIALTPKAAKYLERRPYGPGEHGRARKKQDSDYAVRLREKQRLRAQYGIREAQLTRAFEEAKRTKGMTGENLVELLETRLDALVLRAGFARTTAQARQLVVHRHIMVDGARVDRPSFRVAEGQLIHVHPRSETMAPLQLAAAGAHRDVLPAVPAYLDVKLESLQARLVRKPKRVEVPVTCEEQLVVEFYSR, from the coding sequence GTGGCTAACAACACACGTGCCCGCCGTCAGGCTCGCCTTTCGCGAGCCCTCGGCATTGCTTTGACCCCGAAGGCAGCCAAGTACCTCGAGCGCCGCCCGTACGGCCCCGGTGAGCATGGTCGCGCCCGCAAGAAGCAGGACAGCGACTACGCGGTACGCTTGCGCGAAAAGCAGCGTCTGCGCGCCCAGTACGGCATCCGCGAAGCGCAGCTGACGCGTGCATTCGAAGAAGCCAAGCGCACCAAGGGCATGACCGGTGAAAACCTGGTTGAGCTGTTGGAAACCCGTTTGGACGCCCTGGTTCTGCGTGCAGGCTTCGCCCGCACCACCGCCCAGGCACGCCAGCTGGTTGTTCACCGCCACATCATGGTTGACGGCGCCCGCGTGGACCGCCCGTCGTTCCGCGTTGCCGAGGGTCAGCTGATCCACGTGCACCCGCGCAGCGAGACCATGGCTCCGTTGCAGCTTGCTGCAGCCGGCGCACACCGCGACGTGCTCCCCGCCGTCCCGGCTTACTTGGACGTGAAGCTGGAGAGCCTGCAGGCTCGCCTGGTTCGCAAGCCCAAGCGCGTTGAGGTTCCCGTAACCTGTGAAGAGCAGCTCGTCGTGGAATTCTACTCACGCTAA
- the ruvX gene encoding Holliday junction resolvase RuvX: MVRVGLAACDPDGILATPVKTLSRDMKKNSDVKVVVKEAAARGAVQIFVGLPRTMKGEEKASAEMARSYAAVLVAQLQTAELNVPVHLIDERLTTVSAHQALHKAGVNSREHRKVVDQVAAVEILQHAIDMQKARNANVGQAVRKSAPGVVGTAGTSEHEEESTISTQIGVPEETIQAP, encoded by the coding sequence ATGGTCCGCGTTGGCTTGGCCGCCTGTGACCCTGATGGTATTCTGGCCACCCCGGTCAAGACTCTGAGCCGGGATATGAAGAAAAACAGCGACGTCAAGGTTGTTGTCAAGGAGGCCGCCGCCCGCGGAGCCGTCCAGATCTTCGTTGGCCTGCCACGGACCATGAAGGGTGAGGAAAAAGCCTCCGCAGAAATGGCGCGCAGCTACGCAGCCGTTCTGGTTGCGCAGCTGCAGACCGCCGAGCTGAACGTTCCCGTGCACCTGATCGACGAGCGGCTGACAACTGTTAGCGCGCACCAGGCATTGCACAAAGCTGGAGTGAACAGCCGCGAACACCGTAAAGTAGTAGACCAAGTGGCCGCTGTTGAGATCTTGCAGCACGCCATCGACATGCAAAAGGCGCGCAATGCCAATGTTGGCCAGGCCGTGCGCAAATCTGCTCCGGGTGTTGTGGGGACTGCCGGGACATCTGAACACGAAGAGGAATCCACCATTTCCACGCAAATTGGCGTGCCTGAAGAAACGATCCAGGCACCATGA